The window CTAATACCATTGTTTTAAACTAATTCATTTATCATCGATTGTATAATGTCATACCAAATTCCATCAATTGAATcatttaattatcatatatgGTAAATGTTAAGCTAATCCTATTAATTAGAAAAACACACGAGTTAATAGTCAAAATTAGAGGTAAGTAATATCATTTCTTTGGTCAAAACTAATACCATTGTTTTAAACTAATTCCAATTTCGCCAAAAGATTAATCATATAATAGTTAAATATTAGTGGTAAGTAATACCATTTCTTTGGTCAAAACTAATAAcatgtctttttctttttttttttacaacaaactAATAACATTTCATTattgtaaattaaaaatgttcaGAAAGTCAAGAATAGaatgttaaaatattaattgatgACGAATGAATAAGCGTTTTATAAATATCCGCAAGTACGTGTAATCTTCAGCGTTCTTCACGGCCAGGGCATTACAAAACTCATTTCAATTATATTCTTCTTCTCAAACATGGAATCTTCTTTCTCCTggtaaacaaaaacaataaacagATCTGTAATCGTGTTCTTGATTTCGTGACAAACGAGAAATTAAAACAGGtttgttttctcttcttccttcttgtGACATCTATTGTCTGTTCATGAAACTTGTCATTTTCTATGTTGTCTTGGTTCAGACATTTTCACGTTATTTAATGAATCTCTAAGTAGATCTGTTCTTATTAATCTTGGAATCATCAAACAGCAgtcaaaaaatttattaaacctACCTTGTCTTACaagaaactagattttgatctccGAAGCACGAGAGAGACATGGGAAGTGCGGTGACGAAATCTGAAGCTCAAGAATGGGTACCAGAGACAAAGCTAGAAGCCAAGATCAAAGAAGCCATGCAACGCAGGGAGTCCAAAGGCACCACAATGAAATCTTTCAACAGTATTATCCTCAAGTTCCCAAAGATCGACGAGGGTCTCCGAAACTGCAAAGCCATTTTCCAAGAGTTCGGTGAGttgcatgcatatatatacgCAGATTCTTTATCGTTGGTTTGGTTTCCTCAAGGTTGTTTGTGCAGATGAGGATTCAAATGGGTCGATTGATCACTCGGAGCTAAAGAACTGTTTCAGGAAGCTAGAGATCttgtttgaagaagaagagataaaTGATTTGTTCCAGGCTTGTGATATTAATGAAGATATGGAGATTGCATTTACTGAGTTCATTGTGCTTCTCTGCCTTGTCTACCTTCTTAAGGACGACTCATCCACTCTCCAAAAGGTAACTTAACCGCAAAACTTATGCTATCAATGCTCTCTGTTACCACTTTTGCGCAAAATGAATCAGAAATGGAGACTGGGGATGCCGAAGCTGGAACCAACGTTTGAGACGCTAGTGGACACGTTCGTGTTCCTGGACGAGAACAAGGATGGACATGTGAGCCGCGAGGAGATGTTCCGAGCCATTGATGAATCTGGAGAACGTTCCTCAGGGAGGATAGCACTGAAGAGATTTGGTCTGCTCCTCTTAACTCTCTTATTCTCAAGATTTCTTCCTTCAATGAACCATAGAACATCTGATTTTTGATTCATTTGTTTGTTTGCAGAGGAAATGGACTGGGACAAGAATGGTATGGTGAATTTTAAAGAGTTTCTGTTCGCATTTACGCTGTGGGTTGGGATAGATGagaatgaagatgatgatgacgatAACAATGACAAGGCTTGATGCAGAATGTAGTAGTAACAAACTATATTAGTTGATCTGTTTTATGTTGATGCAAACAGAATATTCATTACCATACACACAAACCATTATGTTAAGCAACAAAGCTTATTAGTAGTAGTCTCCACTGAACCAAAAGAACAAAAGCAAGCCAAAACTAACCTCGGACAGAGACAGATACACAGAGACAGACTGCCTGTAGTTCAGTTCTGTCATCTGAACTCTCTCCGGGACACATAAATAAACAGACAGAGACATATACGAagggtgttttttttttaattccaagGATAAGAGACAGTACCGGTAGCCTTGAGGAGTAGTAGGATGGGATGGAGACAGAACCTTCAAAAGCCTTCTTGTTGGAAGAAGGGAAGTGGTTACGGTAGTGCAATATATTAGTACCTTGTTGAAAAGGTGAGACGACTTGTTTTATTTAGTCCCTTGTCTTGGCTCTCTTCATGCCGAGGCTATTGTAAGGAGAGACTGAACCAGACATGGGAGACCCTTCTTCTCTTAGACTACCGTTGAGAAGCGCCAGTTCCCTGAGCTGTTGCTTCTTGTAGAAATCATGAGTCTCCTCCTAAAAAACATTACAATAATAAAGTGTTGTTATATAGACAAACACTCTGGTAATAAGATCTTTGAAGAGCTATGAAGAAGAACAAACCACTGGAGTAAGTAGATCGGCTAGTATCTCACGAGCTTGCATAAGACGTGCATCCACTATCTCAATAGGCAACTCTGCCTCGACTAAGATGTGGAGTTGCTCATTCAAGTGCTCATACCCTGGTTTCCCTCTCATCATTTCCTCCTGCAACAATGCTAATAGAATTAAAGATACTGATACACACTTCAAGTATTATTTATCTGAACAGATGAAGAGAATGTAATCACCTTAACTGGATCTTTAATACTGCCTCTCCCTCTTATCAGAACACGGCACTCAGAGCTGGCTTCAACTCGTTTAAGGGAGTTTCCTCTAGGTCCCAAGAGACGGCCAACAAAATTGTACTGCAGTTTCAAATTGAAAGTTTATACAATGGCTCAGATAGTTTAGGATCTCAGTaaggaattttaaaaaaaattcatacgTTTGGGTATTGGTCGACTGGAATATCCACCCTGATTGATCGTTTCACAATGAGACCAGAGGAGCTACCAGGAGAGTTTAGCCAATTTGGTGCTGGCGATGATGAAAGAGATCTCTGCAAATTAGATAAACCAATAACTTGTTAGAAGCCATGTTAACCGCAAAAGCATAAGTACATGATACAGACATATTGCAGCATCAAAACCACaagaacattaaaatatatcttatcatatgttacagaaaaGGGGCAATGGTGTTGCATTGTTGCAAAGCAACCTGTAATTGCTTATATTCACagaaaaaatcatataattagACATGTTATATGGCTCCTGAAGGTATTAGAGTATATAGTTAGCGCGTTGACTTAAGATTGCTAAGTGATTAGAGAGTTAGCTCAGGAGGCTCCTGTAATGATGAACTATGATTAAGAGTAAGCCAAGGCAAGTTATGTCAGTACAACTAAAAGTCAACAAAAGCTTATACTAACATAGTATGAATTAGACGAAAAGAGAGTTATGTTAATGGTTAGTAGAGTCATACTTCTGATGGAAACTGTGAAGGCCATCCTCCGTTCATGTCAGCTCTTGAATTCTGAAATATCCCTCCAGAAGAAGACAGAGGGCTAGGGTGGTCAAACCTACTCTGAGTTAAGGCATTCTCCAACAGCGTTGTTACACGCAATAtttctgtttcaaaaaaatgtcaaattttCAAAGAGTTAAGACGCACGCACCGGTTAGAAATTAGTCCATCACCAATGATAGTGGGGAATGGAGATACACTGTCTCAACTAAGTTAGTGAATATTAACTTTCACACTATAGTTAAAATTAGAAAGAATGTAACAGACAGCAAGCAAGGGGTCATTCAACAAATGCTATGATCTCTACAAAGGGTCACACATGTGATCACATGGTTGAATATGAGAAACAGCACACTATGaaacaatttaaaattcataaaataaaatcaaaatcaagTAACATTCTTAGTAAGTGATccctctatctctctctctctaagaaGCCCCACTGAGTAACATTCTTAGTAAGTAAAGAAAGCACAACATTTAATCTCAGTATTTGGCTCACCTTGGTTCATGAGACGGCAGACATGTGGGAGCACAGGCAAGAAGGGAGTAAGCTTGTGGCGCTCTGCAAGTAATTCAGAAAGATACCTGCCAAAACATAAATTATCAACATCAGTATGAACTTGAGCCGACAAGACACCAAGCAGATCCACTCATATTCATTTAACAATCACGCTACAATTGTCAAAAACGATTTACAACCAATGATTCTATACATTGCTCAATCAGTAACAGAGAAATTGGGTTTTTATAGATTCAGAAAGTTTTGTTTTACAAGTTAAAAGTATATAACTTTACCAAAACCCAGTGAAGAATTCAAGTAGATTGAGCTACAAAAGAGCAGTGGTAGGTAGGAGATCAACTTGAAGATAGATATCTAAAAAAGCAACATAAATAGAAAGCATAGATCTTGcagaacccaaaaaaaaaaaatcagatttgtAATGAAAAGTTAAAAGAGCTCAGGATCCAAGAACAGAGATGAAACAAACAAGTCAACTGTAAGAAAAAAAGGAGAGATTTTTAATTACTTTTCTTGCTCAACGAGGAAAGAAGGTTGTGATCGGAGACCACCAGAGAAGTTAGGTGACTGAGGAGCTGAAGGAGGCACGGAAAGAGGCGGCGGATACGTCATAAAtctccctcctcctccaccatctcctccgccaccaccaccaccaccaccgagtgaagtcatcatcatcatcaggaCGTCTTGTTATTCCTCAGCTGCTTTGTTACCGAGCTTATAACAGTTAGAGCTATGGGAGGAGAGCTAGGAGGTTTGTGGCGGCGGGATCAGAGGAGGATGAGGGAGCAAGTGAATCTGGCACACACAAAGTTTTAGCCCTCGAAATCTAAATCTACTGcgcacacacacagacacgtcGGTGGAtgctgttttgttttgtttgggtCTTTATATTTTCCATTTCATTTGCTTCTTTTCTTTTACCTTTTGTCTCTTTTTCTTACCACTCGTGTCCAAAGCTTCTCACTTACTGTCTGGATCCAGCTGGATTAGATACCTCTTAATCATTGAGAGGCTACGGCTACCTACTTTGACCCGGGCCCAAATTTTCAGCCTTCTCGAATCAATCATGTACTgtatattataagaaaaacgTCAAACCACTTCACCAAACAAAAACATACGAGGCTCTTCTTCTTAATCAAGGTTGTTTGATTGATGCTTTACCTCTATGATTTACAATCTccactttaattttttatgcTTATGTTTACTGTTTAATTAAACAAGGTTTCTTATGCTTCTCTGGCTAACTAacttatttgaatatttatacTAAAACAGTCTAAGCAAACTCGGAGGCAGAGACACAAATAATCATCTAACTTGTTtcacaagtaaaaaaaaaacacatcgtAAGTTTTCATACTTTAAAGGCCACCGAGATCTGCTTTACCAGTTTTTTAAAGCGACACGCACGGTCCCCCACTCATTACAACGCCAACCATTAAAGCTTTCGCTTTTTACACAAGAACAAATAAAAGCTTTCCATTGTCTTCTATATGGTATACTCCAAGGACCACGCCATGGAGAGAGCACACTGTCCACACCACTTTCACCAAattgttttaagtttttaacaaACCCCATCGGCTCTCAAGAAACCTTAGCAAAACAAACAAGACGCTGaagctaacaaaaaaaaaaaaggatttcaATTTGAAAAATGGGGAAACATAAGTGAAAacattctatatatatatacgtatcCAGTCCTCCACAATGATCCAATGTTTTGGCATAATTAAATACCATCTTATTCTCTATATATAACACGATCCTGATCAAGCTCTTAAAGCGTCAATGTTACTAAAACCACGAGAG of the Brassica rapa cultivar Chiifu-401-42 chromosome A03, CAAS_Brap_v3.01, whole genome shotgun sequence genome contains:
- the LOC103861633 gene encoding probable calcium-binding protein CML21, with product MGSAVTKSEAQEWVPETKLEAKIKEAMQRRESKGTTMKSFNSIILKFPKIDEGLRNCKAIFQEFDEDSNGSIDHSELKNCFRKLEILFEEEEINDLFQACDINEDMEIAFTEFIVLLCLVYLLKDDSSTLQKKWRLGMPKLEPTFETLVDTFVFLDENKDGHVSREEMFRAIDESGERSSGRIALKRFEEMDWDKNGMVNFKEFLFAFTLWVGIDENEDDDDDNNDKA
- the LOC103861632 gene encoding KH domain-containing protein At4g26480, whose product is MMMMTSLGGGGGGGGGDGGGGGRFMTYPPPLSVPPSAPQSPNFSGGLRSQPSFLVEQEKYLSELLAERHKLTPFLPVLPHVCRLMNQEILRVTTLLENALTQSRFDHPSPLSSSGGIFQNSRADMNGGWPSQFPSERSLSSSPAPNWLNSPGSSSGLIVKRSIRVDIPVDQYPNYNFVGRLLGPRGNSLKRVEASSECRVLIRGRGSIKDPVKEEMMRGKPGYEHLNEQLHILVEAELPIEIVDARLMQAREILADLLTPVEETHDFYKKQQLRELALLNGSLREEGSPMSGSVSPYNSLGMKRAKTRD